The Candidatus Omnitrophota bacterium genomic sequence CCGCCGCATGAGCGGCTTGGCGCAATGATGCCCGGCGCGAATCGCCACCCCTTCGGCGTCCAGCCCCGTGCCCACATCATGCGGGTGCAATCCCTCAAGGTTGAATGCGATGGCGCCGCCGCGATCCGGGCTGGCGGCCCTCGGCCCATAGATCGTCAGCCCGGGCACCGCCTGCAATTGCTTCAGCGCATAGGCGGTCAGCTCCATCTCGTGAGTCCGAATGGTTGAGATGCCGATGCGCGTGAGATAGCTGAGGGCCGCGCCGAAGGCAATCACATCGGCGATGTTCGGCGTGCCGGCTTCAAACTTCCATGGCACCTCATTCCAGGTGGCGGATGTCAGCTGGACATCCGAAATCATTTCGCCGCCGCCCAAGAATGGATCCATGCTCTCAAGAAGCGTTTCTCTGGCATACAAGACGCCCACGCCTGTCGGCCCGAGCATTTTGTGGGCGGAAAAGACCAAGGCGTCGCATCCGAGCCGCTGCACGTCAACCGGCAGATGGGGAACGCTTTGCGCGCCATCGATGAGGACAAGCGTGCCGTATTGCCGAGCCTTGACAACGACGTCCTCGATTGGCGTGATCGTTCCGAGGACGTTCGACATGTGCGTGATAGCCACGATCTTCGTGTTTGGCGCCCATATTTTTTCCATGGCATCGAGCCGTAATTGTCCTTCATCCGTGATGGGTAAAAACGCTAATGTCGCCCCGGTCGCCTTGGCGATCAATTGCCAGGGCACCAGATTGGAATGGTGTTCCATCTCGGAGAGGAGAATTTGGTCGCCCGGCTTTAAAAATTTCCGTCCCCAGGCGTTGGCAAACAGGTTGATGGATTCGGTGGCGTTGCGCGTAAAGACGATGCTGCGGCTGGA encodes the following:
- a CDS encoding cysteine desulfurase encodes the protein MDVREIRQDFPILHRAVNGKPLVYLDNAATTQKPLQVIEKLADYYRRYNANIHRGIHTLAEEATAAYEAVREQTARFINAPSSRSIVFTRNATESINLFANAWGRKFLKPGDQILLSEMEHHSNLVPWQLIAKATGATLAFLPITDEGQLRLDAMEKIWAPNTKIVAITHMSNVLGTITPIEDVVVKARQYGTLVLIDGAQSVPHLPVDVQRLGCDALVFSAHKMLGPTGVGVLYARETLLESMDPFLGGGEMISDVQLTSATWNEVPWKFEAGTPNIADVIAFGAALSYLTRIGISTIRTHEMELTAYALKQLQAVPGLTIYGPRAASPDRGGAIAFNLEGLHPHDVGTGLDAEGVAIRAGHHCAKPLMRRLGVSATARASFYLYNTKDEVDRLVEAIRAVQGFFNRPTHANVST